From Solanum lycopersicum chromosome 4, SLM_r2.1:
GCAATTGAACAAGTTGCAAATTTCCCCAAAGTATCAGACGGAAAACACCATTATACAAAAGCCGAAATGATAAGTTACAGAAAAATTACTCAGATTTGGCGTCGGACTCTGAAGCTCCGGCGGCAGCGGGTTGACCCGATTCATCACTGGCAAAGGACCACTCCGATGGTAAGGGAGGTAACGGAGCATAAACAGCTGGTCCACGTCGAATATCCCAAGCTTGAGTCTTCCGTGGACGTGTCTTCTTATGGTGAGCTGTAGCCTTCTTCTGTGGCCTAGATGAGCACTCAATTACCAATCCCCCGATACTTGTGGGTGCCGACGCCAACCTGGTGGCTCCGCCGGTGAATCCGGTCGCTGAAACAGTTGAGGAACGCGGCAACACCGCCATCTGCAACCCGAATATGGCGGAGGctgacattttcttttttcttctcttcaaAGGTTTTTCCTTCTTCTGGCTGTGTTTAATGGAACCTTTGAAGTGGATTGCCTTCGTTATCTTCTGGTGACTT
This genomic window contains:
- the LOC101246627 gene encoding large ribosomal subunit protein cL38 codes for the protein MSASAIFGLQMAVLPRSSTVSATGFTGGATRLASAPTSIGGLVIECSSRPQKKATAHHKKTRPRKTQAWDIRRGPAVYAPLPPLPSEWSFASDESGQPAAAGASESDAKSE